Proteins from a single region of Microbacterium sp. zg-Y818:
- a CDS encoding SIS domain-containing protein — protein MITTSTHMENELRSQPETWARAAELARTTDVLPQRGARVAVVGCGTSWFIAQAYATLRERSGAGVTDAFAASEMPDRDYDAIVALTRSGTTTEVLQLAERVKGRTPVIGVVGDETSPLIGLLDAAVTLPFADEVSVVQTRFATTALALFRASLGEDLAPAIADAERAIAEELDPDLVAAEQYTFVAGGWAIGLAHEAALKMREASQSWTESYPAMEYRHGPISIAAPGRVTWAFGDMPAGLADDVARTGARFEQSGVDPMADLVRAQRVALARALSRGLNPDEPRNLTRSVILDA, from the coding sequence ATGATCACCACGTCCACCCACATGGAGAACGAGCTGCGCTCGCAGCCCGAGACCTGGGCGCGCGCTGCCGAACTGGCGCGCACCACCGATGTGCTTCCGCAGCGAGGAGCGCGTGTGGCAGTCGTCGGCTGCGGCACGTCCTGGTTCATCGCCCAGGCCTACGCCACGTTGCGCGAGCGCAGCGGCGCGGGGGTCACCGACGCGTTCGCGGCATCCGAGATGCCCGACCGCGACTACGACGCCATCGTCGCACTGACGCGCTCGGGGACCACGACCGAGGTGCTGCAGCTGGCCGAGCGGGTGAAGGGGCGCACCCCCGTCATCGGCGTCGTCGGCGATGAGACGTCTCCCCTGATCGGCCTGCTGGATGCCGCCGTCACGCTGCCCTTCGCCGACGAGGTCTCGGTCGTGCAGACGCGTTTCGCGACGACGGCCCTCGCCCTGTTCCGTGCCTCGCTCGGCGAAGACCTGGCGCCGGCGATCGCCGATGCCGAGCGGGCCATCGCGGAGGAGCTCGACCCCGACCTCGTCGCCGCCGAGCAGTACACCTTCGTTGCCGGCGGATGGGCCATCGGGCTCGCGCACGAGGCGGCGTTGAAGATGCGCGAGGCGTCGCAGTCGTGGACCGAGTCCTACCCGGCCATGGAATACCGCCACGGCCCGATCTCCATCGCGGCGCCGGGACGGGTCACGTGGGCTTTCGGCGACATGCCCGCCGGCCTCGCCGACGACGTCGCCCGCACCGGCGCTCGCTTCGAGCAGAGCGGGGTGGACCCCATGGCCGACCTCGTCCGTGCCCAGCGCGTCGCGCTCGCCCGTGCCCTGTCCCGCGGACTGAACCCCGACGAGCCGCGGAACCTGACGCGGTCGGTCATCCTCGACGCATGA
- a CDS encoding carbohydrate ABC transporter permease, protein MTTAIRTGRRRAREVEVDLPPKNALPTLRGKIAGITVLVVAAIYFLGPVYWLLIAATKNNRDLTSTFGFWFAEWNLGANYDSLMSWTQGMFWRWVGNSIFYSVTAGVIGTLFAVMAGYAIAKFSFPGKKIAVGAIMAGLLMPVALLTVPLYLEFHALGLVDTVWAIIIPSAVSPFGVFLGMVYAQSVPTELLEAARIDGAGEIRIFFTIVMRLLAPAMVTIFLFVFVATWNNFLLPLLMVSSQELKPVTLGLFGMMSYFSPDKGAVMLGALLGVVPLIVLFFTLQRYLRSGLAAGAVKG, encoded by the coding sequence ATGACCACCGCGATCCGCACCGGCAGACGGCGCGCCCGCGAGGTCGAGGTCGACCTTCCCCCCAAGAACGCGCTGCCCACGCTGCGCGGCAAGATCGCCGGCATCACCGTCCTGGTCGTCGCCGCGATCTACTTCCTCGGCCCGGTGTACTGGCTGCTCATCGCCGCCACGAAGAACAACCGCGACCTGACGTCGACCTTCGGATTCTGGTTCGCCGAATGGAACCTCGGCGCCAACTACGACAGCCTCATGTCCTGGACCCAGGGCATGTTCTGGCGGTGGGTCGGCAACTCGATCTTCTACTCGGTGACGGCAGGCGTCATCGGAACGCTCTTCGCGGTGATGGCGGGCTATGCCATCGCCAAGTTCTCCTTCCCGGGCAAGAAGATCGCGGTGGGTGCCATCATGGCGGGCCTGCTCATGCCGGTCGCGCTGCTGACGGTGCCGCTGTATCTGGAGTTCCACGCGCTGGGCCTGGTCGACACGGTGTGGGCGATCATCATCCCGTCCGCGGTGTCGCCCTTCGGCGTGTTCCTGGGCATGGTGTACGCCCAGTCGGTGCCGACGGAGCTGCTCGAGGCGGCGCGCATCGATGGAGCGGGGGAGATCCGCATCTTCTTCACCATCGTGATGCGCCTGCTCGCGCCTGCCATGGTGACCATCTTCCTGTTCGTGTTCGTCGCCACGTGGAACAACTTCCTGCTGCCCCTCCTGATGGTCTCGTCGCAGGAGCTCAAGCCGGTAACGCTGGGGCTGTTCGGCATGATGAGCTACTTCTCCCCGGACAAGGGCGCGGTCATGCTCGGCGCCCTGCTGGGTGTGGTGCCGCTGATCGTGCTGTTCTTCACGCTGCAGCGCTACCTGCGCTCGGGCCTGGCGGCCGGGGCCGTCAAGGGCTGA
- a CDS encoding ROK family protein — MNEGVLGDGAVVLAFDVGGTTTKSALVDAAGRVRDLRRTPTPRSAADPAGAIAAHLATLAEAHRGVHPELVPQAAGLSVPGLVDEQTGVGIFSGNLGWREAPLRALAEQALSLPVAFGHDVRAAGVAEQIWGAARGHRDAAVIVIGTGIASALIVDGAPIVGGGYAGEIGHVVTDPAGERCPCGAVGCLETVASAGAIARRFGRLAGRPVQGARDVLAALHAGDENARAVWTDAVDALAREIARLVTLLAPGVVVVGGGLAEAGDDLFAPLQARLDELLTFQRRPLLVRATLGEDAGLIGTAHRARQHVSAPAP; from the coding sequence ATGAACGAGGGCGTGCTCGGCGACGGCGCCGTCGTCCTGGCTTTCGATGTGGGGGGCACGACGACCAAGTCGGCCCTGGTGGACGCGGCGGGCCGCGTGCGCGATCTCCGCCGTACCCCGACTCCGCGCTCGGCTGCAGACCCGGCCGGCGCCATCGCCGCCCACCTCGCGACGCTGGCCGAGGCGCACCGCGGCGTCCATCCCGAGCTGGTCCCGCAGGCCGCGGGACTGAGCGTCCCCGGCCTCGTGGACGAGCAGACGGGAGTCGGCATCTTCTCGGGCAACCTCGGCTGGCGGGAGGCACCGTTGCGGGCGCTTGCAGAACAGGCCCTGTCGCTCCCCGTGGCCTTCGGGCACGATGTGCGCGCCGCCGGCGTCGCCGAGCAGATCTGGGGCGCCGCCCGTGGTCACCGCGACGCCGCCGTCATCGTCATCGGCACGGGCATCGCCTCGGCGCTCATCGTCGACGGCGCCCCCATCGTCGGCGGCGGCTACGCCGGCGAGATCGGCCACGTCGTCACTGACCCCGCGGGGGAGCGCTGCCCGTGCGGCGCGGTCGGCTGCCTCGAGACCGTGGCGTCGGCCGGCGCCATCGCCCGTCGATTCGGGCGGCTCGCCGGGCGGCCCGTGCAGGGCGCCCGGGACGTGCTCGCGGCGCTGCACGCCGGCGATGAGAACGCCCGTGCTGTCTGGACCGACGCGGTCGACGCGCTCGCGCGGGAGATCGCACGGCTGGTGACGCTGCTTGCTCCGGGCGTCGTCGTGGTGGGCGGCGGTCTGGCCGAGGCCGGCGACGACCTGTTCGCCCCGCTGCAGGCGCGACTGGACGAGCTGCTGACCTTCCAGCGTCGTCCGCTGCTCGTGCGCGCGACGCTCGGCGAGGATGCCGGCCTGATCGGCACCGCGCACCGTGCGCGGCAGCACGTGTCGGCGCCCGCGCCATGA
- a CDS encoding substrate-binding domain-containing protein, protein MPRRSSGDRAPSQVDVARVAGVSTQTVSRVIGGQSNVRPETAQRVMAAVDATGYRLHAAAASLASGRTRMLGVITVSTARYSTSAILLGVEAVAAEQGYAVTSASVPHHSRPGAFVEAFDRLERQGAEGIVLLAPVGFLADALGNRTTRTPTVGHRQDEGLGDDALIDQRAIARAATEHLLDLGHATVWHVSGDEFWQESVARREEWEQVLRERGIAAPPVIPGDWSPESGYRAGRTIAAIPDVTAVFVSSDEMAFGLMRALHEAGRAVPGDVSVTSVDDIALAAYATPALTTVRQPFERVGRTAAARVIALIEGGEPPTVARLEPELIVRSSTAAPVAAG, encoded by the coding sequence ATGCCGCGCCGATCCTCCGGGGACAGAGCCCCCAGTCAGGTCGACGTGGCGCGCGTCGCCGGGGTGTCCACGCAGACCGTGTCTCGGGTGATCGGCGGCCAGTCCAACGTCCGCCCCGAGACGGCGCAGCGCGTCATGGCCGCGGTCGACGCGACCGGATACCGGCTGCACGCCGCCGCGGCATCCCTCGCCTCCGGCCGTACGCGCATGCTCGGCGTCATCACCGTCTCCACCGCGCGCTACTCCACGAGCGCCATCCTGCTCGGCGTCGAGGCGGTCGCCGCCGAACAGGGCTACGCCGTGACCAGCGCGAGCGTGCCGCATCATTCCCGCCCCGGAGCCTTCGTCGAAGCCTTCGACCGGCTGGAGCGTCAGGGTGCCGAAGGCATCGTGCTGCTGGCTCCCGTCGGCTTCCTCGCCGACGCCCTCGGCAATCGCACCACCCGCACCCCCACCGTCGGGCATCGCCAGGACGAGGGCCTGGGCGACGACGCACTCATCGACCAGCGGGCGATCGCGCGCGCGGCCACGGAGCACCTGCTGGACCTGGGTCACGCGACGGTGTGGCACGTCTCCGGTGATGAGTTCTGGCAGGAGTCGGTGGCCCGCCGCGAGGAATGGGAGCAGGTGCTGCGCGAACGCGGAATCGCTGCGCCCCCGGTGATCCCCGGGGATTGGTCGCCCGAGTCGGGCTACCGCGCCGGTCGCACGATCGCCGCGATCCCCGACGTCACCGCGGTCTTCGTCTCTAGCGACGAGATGGCCTTCGGTCTCATGCGCGCCCTGCACGAGGCCGGCCGTGCGGTTCCCGGTGACGTCTCGGTGACCAGCGTGGACGACATCGCACTGGCCGCCTACGCGACCCCCGCCCTCACGACCGTCCGCCAGCCGTTCGAGCGGGTCGGGCGCACCGCCGCCGCCCGCGTGATCGCGCTCATCGAAGGCGGCGAGCCGCCGACCGTCGCCCGGCTCGAGCCCGAGCTCATCGTGCGGTCCTCCACCGCCGCGCCCGTCGCCGCCGGCTGA
- a CDS encoding hexose kinase, with product MILTVTPNPALDCTWRVQRLVPGDSHRVPTGAQRAGGKGINVARVLTGAGLDAFALTTAGGHSGEILAADLRAAGIPHRLIPVAAATRRSIAAVDDATGETTLLNEVGAALAADESAALFAGARTLATRADVTVISGSLPPGIDAGNVRALVADIAASRGTTIADVTGPALLAAAEAGAHVVKPNAAELRETTGSTGVVAGARMLRDRGAGLVVVSLGADGMLLVGGADPQAVLRARLPRRLRGNATGAGDAAVAAIAAVLAGRGTRPTDFSHAELVELARAAVAWSASAVLMPLAGELSPERDQLATDVIFDTDIRDLT from the coding sequence ATGATCCTCACGGTCACCCCCAACCCGGCGCTGGACTGCACATGGCGGGTCCAACGACTCGTTCCCGGCGACTCCCATCGCGTACCGACGGGAGCGCAGCGCGCCGGCGGCAAGGGCATCAACGTCGCCCGTGTCCTCACCGGCGCCGGTCTCGACGCGTTCGCGCTGACCACGGCGGGCGGCCACAGCGGTGAGATCCTCGCCGCGGACCTGCGCGCCGCCGGCATCCCGCATCGGCTGATCCCCGTCGCCGCCGCCACGCGCCGCAGCATCGCGGCGGTGGACGACGCGACCGGGGAGACGACCCTGCTCAACGAGGTGGGAGCGGCGCTGGCCGCCGACGAGTCTGCCGCGCTGTTCGCCGGCGCCCGCACCCTCGCGACGCGCGCCGATGTCACGGTGATCTCCGGCAGCCTGCCGCCCGGGATCGACGCGGGCAACGTCCGCGCGCTCGTGGCGGACATCGCGGCATCCAGAGGGACGACCATCGCCGACGTCACGGGCCCGGCGCTGCTGGCGGCGGCAGAGGCGGGGGCGCACGTGGTCAAGCCGAACGCGGCGGAGCTGCGCGAGACGACCGGATCGACAGGAGTGGTGGCGGGCGCCCGGATGCTGCGGGACCGTGGCGCCGGGCTCGTCGTCGTGTCGCTCGGCGCCGACGGCATGCTGCTCGTCGGCGGCGCCGACCCGCAGGCGGTGCTGCGCGCCCGGCTGCCGCGCCGACTGCGCGGCAACGCCACGGGCGCCGGCGATGCCGCCGTCGCCGCGATCGCCGCCGTGCTCGCCGGGCGCGGCACCCGCCCAACCGACTTCTCTCACGCCGAGCTCGTCGAACTCGCGCGTGCGGCCGTCGCCTGGTCTGCTTCGGCGGTGCTCATGCCGCTGGCCGGCGAGCTCTCGCCCGAGCGCGATCAGCTGGCGACCGACGTGATCTTCGACACAGACATCAGGGACCTGACATGA
- a CDS encoding DeoR/GlpR family DNA-binding transcription regulator, with protein sequence MNRAERLSAILDLLAESGRLQVEDIVERLGVSPATARRDLDALAEQQLLGRTRGGAVSHSVAYDLPVRYKNQQRRDAKRAIARAASALVPRGAIVGLSGGTTATAIADELMSRGDVMAHADDPGLTVVTNAVNIAMQLALRPQIKTVVVGGVLHPRSYELVGPHAEETLARINLDLAFIGANALHPDHGATTHDEREAAVNAAMARRAERAVLVVDSAKLDKRVFAVVGPERLFDTVITDGDASAEQRARLADRGYDVIVAAD encoded by the coding sequence GTGAACAGAGCCGAGCGGCTGAGCGCGATCCTCGACCTGCTCGCGGAATCCGGGCGGCTTCAGGTCGAGGACATCGTCGAGCGGCTGGGCGTCTCTCCGGCCACCGCCCGCCGGGATCTCGACGCGCTCGCTGAGCAGCAGCTGCTCGGCCGCACGCGCGGCGGCGCCGTGTCGCACTCGGTCGCCTACGACCTGCCGGTGCGCTACAAGAACCAGCAGCGGCGCGACGCCAAGCGTGCCATCGCGCGCGCGGCCAGTGCGCTCGTTCCCCGTGGCGCGATCGTGGGGCTTTCCGGCGGCACGACCGCCACAGCGATCGCGGACGAGTTGATGTCCCGCGGCGATGTCATGGCGCATGCCGACGATCCCGGTCTCACCGTCGTCACCAACGCCGTCAACATCGCCATGCAGCTCGCGCTGCGCCCGCAGATCAAGACGGTCGTGGTCGGCGGCGTGCTGCACCCCCGGTCGTACGAGCTGGTCGGGCCCCACGCCGAAGAGACCCTCGCGCGGATCAATCTCGACCTCGCGTTCATCGGTGCGAACGCGCTGCATCCCGATCATGGAGCAACCACCCATGATGAGCGCGAGGCCGCCGTCAACGCGGCGATGGCCCGTCGCGCCGAGCGGGCCGTGCTGGTGGTGGACTCCGCCAAGCTCGACAAGCGCGTGTTCGCGGTGGTGGGGCCGGAGCGGCTCTTCGACACGGTCATCACCGACGGCGACGCGAGCGCGGAGCAGCGAGCCCGGCTCGCGGACCGGGGCTACGACGTCATCGTCGCCGCCGACTGA
- a CDS encoding class II fructose-bisphosphate aldolase: MTLTSTRTILDEARAAGTGSGAFNVIHLETAEALVRAAEESGLPVILQLSENCLRYHGALEPLAAATLALAAASSARVAVHLDHAEDADLALRAIGLGFTSVMYDGAKLEFSANVATTRRVVAAGDAAGVLVEAELGEIGGKDGAHAPGVRTDPAEAAAFVAETGVGALAVAVGSSHAMAERTAVLDIDLISRLRDAVPVPLVLHGSSGVPDDTILAGIEAGLTKINVSTHLNAFFTRAVRAHLDEYPSVVDSRRYIDAGRSAVVVEATRLLELFAAPRRVG, from the coding sequence ATGACGCTGACCTCCACCCGCACGATCCTCGACGAGGCGCGCGCCGCCGGCACCGGCAGCGGTGCCTTCAACGTCATCCACCTCGAGACGGCGGAGGCGCTGGTGCGCGCCGCAGAGGAGTCCGGCCTGCCTGTCATCTTGCAGCTGTCCGAGAACTGCCTGCGCTATCACGGCGCACTCGAACCCCTCGCGGCGGCCACGCTCGCCCTTGCCGCGGCGTCGAGCGCCCGCGTCGCGGTGCACCTGGACCATGCGGAGGATGCCGACCTGGCGCTGCGCGCCATCGGCCTCGGCTTCACCTCGGTGATGTACGACGGTGCGAAGCTCGAGTTCTCCGCCAACGTGGCGACCACACGACGGGTCGTCGCCGCCGGGGACGCCGCCGGGGTGCTGGTCGAGGCCGAGCTCGGCGAGATCGGCGGAAAGGACGGTGCGCACGCCCCCGGTGTGCGTACGGATCCCGCCGAGGCGGCGGCCTTCGTCGCCGAGACGGGGGTGGGGGCGCTGGCGGTGGCGGTGGGCTCTTCGCACGCGATGGCCGAGCGCACCGCCGTGCTGGACATCGACCTCATCTCGCGGCTGCGCGACGCCGTGCCGGTGCCGCTCGTGCTGCACGGATCGTCCGGCGTCCCCGACGACACGATCCTTGCGGGCATCGAAGCCGGGCTCACGAAGATCAACGTGTCCACGCACCTCAATGCGTTCTTCACCCGCGCCGTGCGCGCGCACCTCGACGAGTACCCCAGCGTCGTAGACTCGCGCCGGTACATCGATGCTGGGAGGTCCGCCGTGGTGGTCGAGGCGACACGCCTGCTGGAGCTGTTCGCCGCGCCACGGAGGGTCGGGTGA
- a CDS encoding sugar ABC transporter permease, protein MTLTTPPTVAAAAAKVRATPPTRKERGRRGGSRREAVTGWLFLAPFAILFVVVFVVPIVVSIRASMFSEVPSGEGLYGGGELVETFVGFDNFAIAIANQTFWAGMGRVVLYGLVQIPVMTIAALGLALLLDSFIVRRPGFFRLAFFLPYAIPGVIAAMMWLYLYTPEVSPFMPYLPEGTDFMAPETILFSMGNMTTWTYTGYNMLIFLAALQAAPRELYEAARIDGASSWQIAVKIKVPLVRGAALLAVLLSIIGTIQLFNEPTVMESQNPWMGKGYTPMMLTYNSLLGAASPSGTGIASAYSLLMAVIAGVLAIVYALLQRRKGGNS, encoded by the coding sequence ATGACACTGACCACCCCGCCCACCGTGGCCGCAGCGGCAGCGAAGGTCCGCGCGACCCCGCCGACGCGAAAGGAGCGGGGCCGACGCGGCGGCAGCCGGCGCGAGGCCGTGACCGGGTGGCTGTTCCTCGCCCCCTTCGCGATCCTCTTCGTCGTCGTCTTCGTCGTGCCGATCGTCGTGTCGATCCGCGCATCGATGTTCTCCGAAGTCCCGTCGGGCGAGGGCCTGTACGGCGGCGGGGAGCTCGTAGAGACCTTCGTGGGCTTCGACAACTTCGCCATAGCCATCGCCAACCAGACGTTCTGGGCCGGCATGGGCCGCGTCGTGCTCTACGGCCTCGTCCAGATCCCGGTGATGACGATCGCCGCTCTGGGGCTCGCACTGCTCCTGGACTCGTTCATCGTCCGCCGCCCCGGCTTCTTCCGCCTCGCCTTCTTCCTCCCCTACGCCATCCCGGGTGTGATCGCCGCGATGATGTGGCTGTATCTCTACACGCCCGAGGTGTCGCCGTTCATGCCGTACCTCCCCGAGGGGACGGACTTCATGGCGCCGGAGACGATCCTGTTCTCGATGGGGAACATGACGACCTGGACCTACACCGGCTACAACATGCTCATCTTCCTCGCCGCACTGCAGGCCGCGCCGCGGGAGCTCTACGAGGCGGCGCGCATCGACGGCGCGAGCAGCTGGCAGATCGCGGTCAAGATCAAGGTGCCCCTGGTGCGCGGAGCCGCGCTGCTGGCGGTGCTGCTGTCGATCATCGGCACCATCCAGCTCTTCAACGAGCCCACCGTGATGGAGAGCCAGAACCCGTGGATGGGCAAGGGCTACACGCCGATGATGCTCACCTACAACTCGCTGCTCGGGGCGGCCTCGCCCTCGGGCACGGGGATCGCATCGGCCTACTCGCTGCTCATGGCCGTCATCGCCGGCGTGCTGGCCATCGTCTACGCGCTGCTGCAGCGCCGTAAGGGAGGAAACTCATGA
- a CDS encoding beta-galactosidase family protein: MAALTYSDSTLLRNGRPHRMLAGAVHYFRVHPQQWEDRLRRLAAMGANTVDTYIPWNFHEEIEGSPRFDGWRDIERYLRIAAEVGLDVYLRPSPYICAEWSNGGLPAWLTGRIRHVRSSDPGYLRAVEEWYSHLLPRLAPLQAAYGGPIVAVQVENEYGSFGSDSAYLEHQRDLLRAHGIVELLTTADGITPDMQHHGSVDGAMPSFTFGTGVDTAQSLLPAATPLLCSELWGGWFDHWGERHHVRSAASMIGTVDALLDAGGSVSLYMAHGGTNFGLWAGANWDGALQPTITSYDSDAPIAEDGRLGDKFAALRASFAPFHDGPLPEVPAEPVFLPRQTVAFTGEGGLADALSSLPAGEVRSNPATFEELGVADGIVAYQTRVHIGAETTLSIRGLHDRAAVLLDGERIATLERDGTTSVVIEGRAGDHELTLVVESLGRINYGPHIGEHKGIVGGVLLGRRYVHGWTHRVVPLDGSLTGRGGDAPADGFAVASVDVETPADAWLAVPGGSKGLIWVNGFLIGRYWSVGPQETFYAPAPLWRSGRNEVRVVDLEQLPTILEIRDVPSLGEAEEFIGS, translated from the coding sequence GTGGCGGCGCTCACATACTCGGACAGCACCCTGCTGCGCAACGGCCGGCCGCACCGCATGCTCGCCGGGGCCGTGCATTACTTCCGCGTGCACCCGCAGCAGTGGGAGGACCGCCTGCGACGGCTCGCGGCGATGGGCGCGAACACCGTCGACACCTACATCCCGTGGAACTTCCACGAGGAGATCGAGGGCTCGCCCCGCTTCGACGGATGGCGCGACATCGAACGGTATCTGCGCATCGCGGCGGAGGTGGGCCTGGACGTCTACCTGCGGCCGAGCCCGTACATCTGCGCCGAGTGGTCCAACGGCGGCCTGCCCGCGTGGCTCACCGGACGCATCCGTCACGTCCGCAGCAGCGACCCTGGATACCTGCGGGCCGTCGAGGAGTGGTACTCCCATCTCCTCCCCCGCCTCGCCCCGCTGCAGGCGGCGTACGGCGGACCCATCGTCGCGGTGCAGGTTGAGAACGAGTACGGCTCGTTCGGCTCCGACAGCGCGTACCTCGAGCACCAGCGGGATCTGCTGCGGGCGCACGGGATCGTCGAGCTGCTCACCACCGCCGACGGAATCACGCCCGACATGCAGCATCACGGCTCCGTGGACGGCGCCATGCCGAGCTTCACCTTCGGAACCGGCGTCGACACCGCCCAGAGCCTCCTCCCCGCCGCCACACCGCTGCTGTGCAGCGAGCTGTGGGGCGGCTGGTTCGACCATTGGGGCGAGCGTCACCACGTGCGCAGCGCGGCGAGCATGATCGGCACCGTCGACGCCCTGCTGGATGCCGGCGGCTCGGTGAGCCTGTACATGGCGCACGGCGGCACCAACTTCGGCCTGTGGGCCGGGGCGAACTGGGACGGCGCGCTGCAGCCGACGATCACGAGCTACGACTCCGACGCCCCCATCGCCGAGGACGGCCGGCTGGGTGACAAGTTCGCCGCCCTCCGGGCTTCTTTCGCCCCCTTCCATGACGGCCCGCTTCCCGAGGTCCCCGCCGAGCCGGTGTTCCTGCCGCGCCAGACGGTGGCCTTCACCGGCGAAGGCGGCCTCGCCGACGCGCTGAGCTCCCTCCCCGCCGGCGAGGTGCGGTCCAACCCGGCCACCTTCGAGGAGCTGGGCGTGGCGGACGGCATCGTCGCCTACCAGACCCGGGTGCACATCGGCGCCGAGACGACGCTGTCGATCAGGGGCCTGCACGACCGCGCAGCGGTGCTGCTGGACGGCGAGCGCATCGCCACGCTCGAGCGCGACGGCACCACGAGCGTCGTCATCGAGGGCCGCGCCGGCGACCACGAGCTGACCCTCGTGGTGGAGAGCCTCGGCCGCATCAACTACGGGCCGCACATCGGCGAGCACAAGGGCATCGTCGGCGGCGTGCTGCTCGGCCGCCGTTACGTGCACGGCTGGACGCACCGCGTCGTGCCGCTGGACGGCTCGCTCACGGGTCGGGGCGGCGACGCACCCGCCGACGGCTTCGCCGTGGCATCCGTGGACGTGGAGACGCCGGCGGATGCCTGGCTCGCAGTGCCCGGCGGCAGCAAGGGACTCATCTGGGTCAACGGCTTCCTCATCGGCCGCTACTGGAGCGTCGGCCCGCAGGAGACCTTCTACGCCCCCGCGCCGCTCTGGCGGTCCGGACGCAACGAGGTGCGGGTCGTGGACCTGGAGCAGCTGCCCACGATCCTCGAGATCCGCGACGTGCCGTCGCTGGGCGAGGCCGAGGAGTTCATCGGCTCCTGA
- a CDS encoding extracellular solute-binding protein yields MTSKFRAGRPVAVTALAALSAVALAACSSGGAGTGTTAGSSDDVVELSYIHRLPDGEGMTAVADIVERWNAENPGIQVSATKFDGAASDLILKLETDVKAGNGPCLAQVGYSEVPQLFVKGLLEDVAEHAGDYKDDFGAGAYAMMTVGDAVVGLPQDTGPLVYYYNQAELENLGLTVPTTIEELSASAAVAADVGKYLAAFTPDEGLNWLSAQSAAAGDAWFDTSGDAWSVDVEGAGSQKVAAFWQGLIDGQDALVTERWGEGFTQAVNNSTLIGHIGAAWEAGFMLDSLDGTPAEGQWRVAQLPDFGAGELSGPDGGSGVAVLSGCEHPAEAMAFNGWFNTQIDDLASQGLVVAANGTPETSEKMLRQFGGQDVLAELATASARMNPEFVYAPGFASLTTMNETASAVASGGATVADIFTTGQTDAVAALKDLGLPVAD; encoded by the coding sequence ATGACATCGAAGTTCCGCGCCGGACGTCCCGTCGCCGTCACAGCACTGGCGGCTCTGTCCGCCGTCGCACTCGCCGCCTGCAGCAGCGGCGGCGCCGGCACCGGCACGACGGCGGGCTCGTCCGACGACGTGGTGGAGCTCAGCTACATCCATCGCCTCCCCGACGGTGAGGGCATGACCGCCGTCGCCGACATCGTCGAGCGCTGGAACGCCGAGAACCCCGGCATCCAGGTCAGCGCCACCAAGTTCGACGGTGCTGCCAGCGACCTGATCCTGAAGCTCGAGACCGACGTCAAGGCGGGCAACGGCCCCTGCCTGGCACAGGTCGGGTACTCCGAGGTGCCGCAGCTGTTCGTCAAGGGCCTGCTCGAAGACGTCGCAGAGCACGCGGGGGACTACAAGGACGACTTCGGCGCCGGTGCGTACGCGATGATGACCGTCGGCGACGCGGTCGTGGGTCTGCCGCAGGACACCGGCCCCCTCGTGTACTACTACAACCAGGCAGAGCTCGAGAACCTCGGCCTCACGGTCCCGACCACGATCGAGGAGCTCTCGGCCAGCGCTGCCGTCGCCGCCGACGTGGGCAAGTACCTCGCCGCCTTCACGCCCGACGAGGGTCTCAACTGGCTGTCGGCCCAGTCCGCCGCGGCCGGTGACGCCTGGTTCGACACCTCGGGCGACGCGTGGAGCGTCGACGTCGAGGGCGCCGGAAGCCAGAAGGTCGCGGCCTTCTGGCAGGGACTGATCGACGGGCAGGACGCCCTGGTCACCGAGCGCTGGGGCGAAGGCTTCACGCAGGCCGTCAACAACAGCACCCTGATCGGCCACATCGGCGCGGCGTGGGAGGCGGGCTTCATGCTCGACTCGCTCGACGGCACGCCGGCCGAGGGTCAGTGGCGCGTCGCCCAGCTGCCCGACTTCGGAGCAGGCGAGCTCTCGGGCCCCGACGGTGGCTCCGGCGTCGCCGTGCTCTCGGGCTGCGAGCACCCGGCCGAGGCCATGGCCTTCAACGGCTGGTTCAACACGCAGATCGACGACCTCGCGTCGCAGGGCCTCGTCGTCGCCGCCAACGGCACCCCGGAGACCAGCGAGAAGATGCTGCGTCAGTTCGGCGGCCAGGACGTGCTGGCCGAGCTCGCCACGGCATCCGCTCGCATGAACCCCGAGTTCGTCTACGCCCCCGGATTCGCCTCGCTCACCACCATGAACGAGACCGCCTCGGCCGTCGCGTCGGGCGGAGCCACCGTCGCGGACATCTTCACGACCGGCCAGACCGACGCGGTCGCGGCGCTGAAGGACCTGGGTCTGCCTGTCGCGGACTGA